GAAAAACCGGGGCCATTGTCGGTCACTTTGAGGCGCACGCTGCGCAGGCTGCCATCGTCGGCGCGGACGGCCTCGGTGCGCAAGGTGACCTGGCCCTGCGCGCGGTCGGCCACGGCGTCCAGGGCGTTCTGCACCAGGTTGTGGATGACCTGCCGCAGCTGCGTGGCATCCCCCTCGATCGGGGGGAGGGTGGGATCCAGGTCGGCACGCAGCACGCCTGATTCCTGCTGGACGGCATACAGGCCCAGCACCTCGACGGCCAGGGCGTTGAGGTCCAGCGGCGCGAGCCGGGCCGAGGGCAGGCGGGCGTAGTCGCGGAACTCGTTGACCAGGGTCTTCATGGCCTGCACCTGGGTGACGATGGTGGCCACGCAGCGCACGAGCATCTGCTGGTCGCTCCCGGTGAGCTTGGGGGCGAGCTTGTGCTCCAGCCGCTCGGCCGAGAGCTGGATGGGCGTGAGCGGGTTCTTGATCTCGTGGGCAACGCGGCGTGCCACCTCGGCCCAGGCCACGCTGCGCTGGGCGGAGACGACGTCGGTGATGTCGTCGACGATCAGCAGGCGGGCCCCGTCGGGCAGCAGCGCGCCGCGCACGAGCAGCACCGGCTGGTCCCGCCCGGCGGCGTGCTCGAAGGTCTCCTGCCAGTGGTCGGGGCTGCCCAGCTCGATCTCCTGGGTGTGCGCCACGAAGCGCTGTTCCACCGTGGCCGCCATGCTGGCCAGACCTGGGACCTCTGCCAGCGGCTTGCCGCGCCAGGCGAACAGGGGCGCGCGCAGGATGCGGGTGGCGCCCGGGTTGACGGTGCCGATGCGGCCCTCGGCGTCGAAGAGGATGACGCCGGAGCTGAGGTGGTCGAGGATGGTCTGCAGGTGCGCCTTGGCGCTCTCGACCTCGGCGAGGCTGTGCTGCACGAGGTTGCGGGCATCGGCGAGCTGCTGCGTCATGTCGGCAAAGGAGCGTGTCAGGCCACCCAGCTCGTCGCGCGAGCCGAAGACCTCGGCGGGCCGCAGGTCACCGCGCGCCACGCGGCGCATGCCCTCGGCGAGCATCACCAGCGGCCGGCCGAGCTGGTGGCCCAGCGCGGCGGCCATCAGCAGTGCGGCGAACACGCCCAGGATGAGCGTGAGCGTGAGCGTGCCGATGTACATCTTGCGCAGGCCGACCCGGCCGAGCGCGCGCTGCTGGTACTCGCTGTAGGCCTGCTGGACCCGCAGGGCGTTGACGGCGATCTCGGTGGGCACGGCCTGGGTGACCTGCAGGTAGCGCTCGTCATGCGCCAGGCTGAAGTCGTTCGAGGGCACCCAGGCCAATGCGCGCACCTGGGCCCGCGGCGCCGAGGCCGGCACGCCGTGGCCTTCGGGCTCGACGTCCAGCCCTTCGAGCGCAGAGGCCACGCGCGTCTCGCGGGCCTTGCGCAACAGGGCCGCGCTGGGCCGGTCAGGCAGGAAGGTGACGCCGTAGGTGCCCCCCGCCGAGGCCAGCACCTGCCCGTTGCCGTTGAGCAGCGCCACGCTCTGCGCCGACAGCTGCTCGCGCAGCCGCTCCAGCGCCAGCACGTGCAGGCTGTCCTCGCGGTCCTGGGCGCGCTGCGCGGCCAGGCGGGTCTTGGTGGCCAGGTCGGTGACCAGGGTCTGCAGGGTGCTGCGGCCCAGGTTGAGGCCGGCCTCCAGGGCCCCCTCGACCTCGACGTCGAACCAGCTCTCGATGCTGCGCGAGACAAACTGGTAGGACACGCCGTAGATCAGCAGCCCCGGCACCACGCCGACGAAGGCAAAGATGGCTGCGAGCTTGAACAGCAGCCGGCTGCCGAACTTGCCGTGGCGCATGCGCCGCGCCAGGTGCATCAGCGCGATGACGATGACCAGCCCGAGCAGCAGCGCCACGCCGACGTTGACCCACAGCATCCAGCCGAAGTGGCGTTCGTACAGGGCCCGGTTGTTGGTGGCCACCGAGAGCAGGAAGGCCAACACCAGCGCCGTCGCGCCGGTGGCGACGAGGGCGACGAGCAGGGTCCACCGCAGGGAACGGGGTGACATGGGTCAGGCAGTCAGGCGCAGGAGAGGCGGTCGACCCGCACGGCGCCGCCGGGCGGCCAGTCGGCCAGCGGCCTCACCGCTCGGGGGGCAGCGTGATCGTACGCTCGATGGCCAGGTGCCACTCCGGACGGCCGGCGATGCCGATCTGCAGCGGCCGCGGCAGCTGGTCGGCGTCCAGGCGGTACTGGAACTGCACGTAGTAGTTGCCATCGTCGTCTGGCGCCAACGGATCGGCGATGCGCCAGCGGCTGCCACGCTGCACGGCGCGCAGCGCCTCGGGCAGGCTGGCGTAGGTCTGCGACAGGCCGCCCAGGCTGACGCGGTAGCTGAAGGTGAGCGGCTGGTAGGTCAGCCGCCAGACGCGCCGCGTCTCGGCAAACTGCCGGTCGAACCAATACCAGCGCGCGCGGTGCAGCTGCGCCTCGGCGACGAAGTACAGCGCCACGCCCTTCTGCAGCGCGCCCTCGACACCGGCGGGCAGGTCGAAGCGGGCGTCGAAGCTCAGCAGCACGCCCTGGTCGCTGCGCTGCACCTCCAGCCGGGCCAGTTCGAGTGCATGGGACGGCGCGGCCGCCCCCACCCACAGCGCCACCGCGGCCAGCCCCGCTGCCAGGCGGGCCTGGCCGCACGAGCGCCGCAGGCCCCCACGCAGCGACCACGGCCGCGTCGCCCAGGACAGCATCAGGGCCGGGACGGCCAGCACAACGAGCAGCGGCAACAGCAGCGAGGGCGACACGGTGGGCCCCATGGACCGGCGGCGTTGGAGGAAGCGCCAGCGCGCCACGGTGCAGCGGCGCCGACGCACGGCGGGTCGGCTCAGGGCGCCTTGTCGAGGCGGGCATAGAAAAATCCATCGCCACACCCTCCCGCTGGCCCCCCGAACCCGGTGGGATTGTCGGCCAGCGGCAGCAGGTGCCCGGGGGCAGCGCGGGAAATCACGGCCGAGGTTCGTTGCATAAAAGCGTCAACCTGGGCCTGTCCCTCGGCCCGGAAGACCGAACACGTTGCGTAGACCAGACGCCCCCCCGGCTTGAGCAGCGGCCAGAGCGCATCCAGCAGGGCCGCCTGGGTGCGCGCCAGCTCGGCGATGTCACCCGGACGACGCAGCCAGCGGGCGTCCGGGTGGCGGCGCACGATGCCCGAGGCACTGCAGGGCGCGTCGAGCAGGATGGCGTCAAAGGCCCGCCCGTCCCACCAGCTGGCAGGCTGGCGGGCGTCGGCGGCCTGGGTCTGCCCCTGCAGGCCGAGGCGGGCCAGCGTGTCGGCCACCTTGCCGAGCCGGCCGGCATCGGCATCCAGCGCGAGCAGGTCCAGCCCGTCCGCACGTTCCAGCAGATCGGCGGTCTTGCCGCCGGGCGCGGCGCAGGCGTCCAGCACGCGGGCCCCGGGCGGCAGGGTGACGGGGTGGTCGCCCAGCAGCACGGCGGGGTCGGCCGACGGTTCACCCAGCAGCAGCGGTGCGGCCAGCTGGGCCGAGAGGTCCTGCACCGATACGTGGCCCAGGGCAAACCCCGGCAGCGCACCCACCGGCACCGCGCGGGGCAGGCGCAGCGCCTGCCGGCCCAGCAGCTCGGCCGGGCCGAGACCGGCCGCCGCCAGCTCCGCCGCGTAGGCGGGCGCATCGGCGTGGCGCGGGTTGACCCGCAGCAGCATCGGCGCATGCGCCTGGTCGGCGGCCAGCACCGCGGCCCAGTGATCGGGCCAGTCCTGCTGCAGGCGCTCGATCCACCAGCGCGGGTGCTGGTGGCGCACCTCCGGGTCACGCGCCTCCAGCCTGGCCAGCAGGGCCTCGCGCTCACGCAGGAAGCGGCGCAGGACGGCGTTGACGAAGCCGGCTGCCGCGGGCGTGCGCGCGCGCATGGCCACCACCGCCTGGTCGACCACGGTGTGGGCCGCGTAGGCCGCACGGGCGCCGGGCCAGAGCAGCGCCAGCGCGGTGAGCAGCAGCGCCTCGGTCCAGGCCGGCGGGGGGCGCGGCGCCAGCTCGCGGCGCGCCGCACGGGCGCCCGCCAGGCAGCGCATGACCTCGAAGGCCAGCGCCTGGGTACCCGGGCGCGCTGGCGCGGGGCAGGCTTCCAGCGCCTCGGTGAGCGAGCGCCCGGCCTGCACGGCAGCCACCGCGTCGGCAGCGTGCGCGAGCAGCCGCGCCAGGGGCAGCGAGCGGGCGTCCGTTCCCGCGGGCTCCACCGCCTCGGCCGGCGCGTGGGGCCGCGGGGTCCGGGCAGAACGGGATGAACGGGGCGAGCCGGGCGGCGGAGCAGGTGGGCGGGAGGCAGTCACGGCCGGCAGTCTACGTGCCGGGGCGGTGCCCGATCAGGCGCCGCGGCCGGTGAGCGCCACGGGCGGCTCGGTGAACAGGCGCGCCAGTGTGGGCGGCACGGGCGTGTCCAGCAGGTCGCAGGCGATGCGAAGCGCCTCGGCGCCGGGCAGGCGTGCGTCGGCATCGGGGGTGCCGCGCCAACCGGGCAGCGCCGCGTCCACCCAGGTGCGCGCCAGCAGCGGCCGGCGCAGCCAGGCGAGTTCGCGCAGGGTCAGCAGGGCCCGGCCGAGGGCATCCACATCCGGCGGCTGGCAGGGCGGTGGATCCGGCGCCGTGCCCCAGAGCGTGGCCACGACGCTGCGGTACCAGGCCGCACCGGCGGCGCCGACCACGGCCTCGCCGTCGGGCAGCGCGGGCAGCGGTACCAGTCGCGCCAGGTAGGCGGTGAAGCGCGCCACCGCCAGGCGCATCGCCAGCGGCAGGCCAGCCAGGTCGCTCGACTCGCGCAGCCCGCCGCGGTGCAGCGGCGCCTGCGCGGCCAGGCGGTGGCGCATCAGCAGCCAGCGCAACCGGTCGGCGGGGCGCACGCGGCCATCGGCGCACATCACCCGGCGGGCGCTGACCAGCAGGGCCTGGCGCTCGGCCAGCGCGCTGTCCCCGGCCATGTTCAGCAGCCGCTCCAACACCGGCAGGCGTGCCGCCGGGGGCAGGAGCTGGACCTGGGTGTGCAGCAGCACCGCGGTGGACACGCCAGCCAGCTCCTCGGTCCAGGCCTGGCGCTCGCGCGCACTGTCGGGCGTGAGCAGCAGCGCCAGCAGCGCAGCGCGGCGCTCCCCCGCGCTGCGCACACGCGCCAGGCGCTCCCAGGCGGTGAGGGCCTC
The Sphaerotilus microaerophilus DNA segment above includes these coding regions:
- a CDS encoding ATP-binding protein, giving the protein MSPRSLRWTLLVALVATGATALVLAFLLSVATNNRALYERHFGWMLWVNVGVALLLGLVIVIALMHLARRMRHGKFGSRLLFKLAAIFAFVGVVPGLLIYGVSYQFVSRSIESWFDVEVEGALEAGLNLGRSTLQTLVTDLATKTRLAAQRAQDREDSLHVLALERLREQLSAQSVALLNGNGQVLASAGGTYGVTFLPDRPSAALLRKARETRVASALEGLDVEPEGHGVPASAPRAQVRALAWVPSNDFSLAHDERYLQVTQAVPTEIAVNALRVQQAYSEYQQRALGRVGLRKMYIGTLTLTLILGVFAALLMAAALGHQLGRPLVMLAEGMRRVARGDLRPAEVFGSRDELGGLTRSFADMTQQLADARNLVQHSLAEVESAKAHLQTILDHLSSGVILFDAEGRIGTVNPGATRILRAPLFAWRGKPLAEVPGLASMAATVEQRFVAHTQEIELGSPDHWQETFEHAAGRDQPVLLVRGALLPDGARLLIVDDITDVVSAQRSVAWAEVARRVAHEIKNPLTPIQLSAERLEHKLAPKLTGSDQQMLVRCVATIVTQVQAMKTLVNEFRDYARLPSARLAPLDLNALAVEVLGLYAVQQESGVLRADLDPTLPPIEGDATQLRQVIHNLVQNALDAVADRAQGQVTLRTEAVRADDGSLRSVRLKVTDNGPGFSDTLLKRAFEPYVTTKARGTGLGLAVVKKIVEEHAARIRLGNLADEAQEAEGVAARCGAQVSISFSRWSPGGGDTVAGALPAATSGPANPVSAS
- a CDS encoding DUF4390 domain-containing protein; translation: MGPTVSPSLLLPLLVVLAVPALMLSWATRPWSLRGGLRRSCGQARLAAGLAAVALWVGAAAPSHALELARLEVQRSDQGVLLSFDARFDLPAGVEGALQKGVALYFVAEAQLHRARWYWFDRQFAETRRVWRLTYQPLTFSYRVSLGGLSQTYASLPEALRAVQRGSRWRIADPLAPDDDGNYYVQFQYRLDADQLPRPLQIGIAGRPEWHLAIERTITLPPER
- the rsmB gene encoding 16S rRNA (cytosine(967)-C(5))-methyltransferase RsmB, producing the protein MPLARLLAHAADAVAAVQAGRSLTEALEACPAPARPGTQALAFEVMRCLAGARAARRELAPRPPPAWTEALLLTALALLWPGARAAYAAHTVVDQAVVAMRARTPAAAGFVNAVLRRFLREREALLARLEARDPEVRHQHPRWWIERLQQDWPDHWAAVLAADQAHAPMLLRVNPRHADAPAYAAELAAAGLGPAELLGRQALRLPRAVPVGALPGFALGHVSVQDLSAQLAAPLLLGEPSADPAVLLGDHPVTLPPGARVLDACAAPGGKTADLLERADGLDLLALDADAGRLGKVADTLARLGLQGQTQAADARQPASWWDGRAFDAILLDAPCSASGIVRRHPDARWLRRPGDIAELARTQAALLDALWPLLKPGGRLVYATCSVFRAEGQAQVDAFMQRTSAVISRAAPGHLLPLADNPTGFGGPAGGCGDGFFYARLDKAP